Genomic DNA from Chloroflexota bacterium:
TCGAACCCCAACGCGGCGGGTTCGCGTCGCGCCCACCTCTCCTCGGGATATACACGCTCGATGACCGCCATCCCTGCCCCCTCCTCCACAGCACGAGCGACCGCGCCGTGGCTAGCCTGATCGGGACGCGCCCGGATAGCCGGTGATCTCGGCCACCCGGCGGAAGAAGGCCCGTTTCAGGTCCGTGTTAATCGTCCAGTTCACCGGCGGCGTCTGAAAGCCGCTCAAGTCCTCGTACCGGGACTCCCGCGGCCGCGCCCGATAATCCACGTACACATCCCCTCCCCACGCGCCGGAACCCCCGAATCCCTGATCGAAATACCCCCACGACGCGTAGTTCCGCCACGCGGCCTCCAAGTTGGGCAGGCCGGGGGAATCCTCATTGATCACGATCGGCTTCGGATCCCGTTGGAACGCGGGCATCGCCCGCACGGCCCGGATCGCGGCCTCCAGCTGCGCCGGGCGATTGCCGTTCCCGTGAAGCAACACGAAGTCCGACGCCTCGACAAGCGAGGGAGACGGCAAGCCTTTCCCCGTCTCCACGTCGGCTCCCACCAGGCTGCAAGAGTAGAGGAAATCGGGGTGTGCCGATCGCAGGTCCTCGATCATCCAATGCACCCGATCAGGCGCCAGGACCCCGTAACCGAAGCGCTCATGCGCCTCATTGGCGATCTCGACGAGCACATTGCGATGCCCTGTATCCTCCAGAAATGCCATCGCATTGCGCGCCGCGCGCCACACGGCCCCCTCACCCTTCAGTTTGGTCACGTGGATCCAATAGAAGAGCCCCACAATCACCACCATGCCCAGTTCGTCGGCTCGCTCAATCACCCGGGCGATGCGATCGGCATAGGCGGGTTTCACATCACCCGTGGGTGTGAAGCCATTGTTGTCGAACTGATGGTAGATCTCGGGGCTGTAGAGCGGGCCTCCCCCCTGAAAGTTGATGGTGAACCCCAACACGCCGTGATCCCGCCACGACTCCAACGCGGCGCAGAACTCATCAGTGTTGCGATCCGGATCCCACTCTCCCGTATCCGGGTAGGCCCAGAGGTGACGAGTGCGCGGATTGGCATCATCAAAGGTGGCCTGCACAGCCCGCACGTTGAACAGGAGCCCTTCGACGGGATACCCCTCAAACTCCCGCCCGGGATACGTGGGCTGACCATCCACCAGGAACTTCTCGCCGGCGATCGCGACCCGAGTCATAAGCCTCCCCCCGAACCAGAGGGCTGACACATCAAAAAGGGCGGCCTCGCGGCCACATGAAAGAGCCGCTCGCCACTATTTTGCCCTAACATAGGATATCATGCAAGCGACTTGGCAAGAAGCCCCCAGCCCTGGCGGCGTATCCAAGATGATGGAAATGCTGCGAGGCAACCCACCTGATTCGAGCGGACGTAGTTGGCGAGGCAGGTCAGGGACTGAGTCCCCTCCACGGGAACCCCACTTTTCCGGCCCGCACCTGCCCTTCTCGGCCCTTTCCGAAGGACTCGGGCCGAGGCCGGGCAGGTCGAAGGCAGGAGAAAGGCTTTTTCCAGAGGGGCTCTGCCCCTCTGGGCCTCCCCCACAGCAGAAGCAACGGCATTTCTCAGACACACTCTCAGAGGCGTGACCGGGGATCGACCGCGTCGCGCAGCCAATCGCCCACCAGGTTCAGGGATAGGATCGTCAACGTCAAGGCCAGGCCCGGCGCGGCGGAGATCCACGGCGCCTGCCGCAGATAGAGCCGTCCTTCGTTCAGCATGGCCCCCCACTCGGGCACACCCGGCGGCGCGCCCAGCCCCAGAAAACTCAACGCGGACACGTTCAGCATGGCCCACCCCGCCTGCAACGTCGCGATCACGATCACCGCGCCGGTGACGTTGGGCAGCACATGTCGGAGCAGGATACGCCGCTCGGTGCAGCCGACCGCCCGGGCGGTGAGGATATAATCCTCGCCGCGAACGTGGGCCACGGCGCTGCGCACTACCCGGATCACGGTGGGAATGCCAGCCAGCCCGATGCCCAATCCCACAGCCCTTAATCCCGGCCCCATCACGGCGACGATCAGCATCGCCAGCAGGAGATAGGGGATGGCCAAGATGGCATCCGTAACCCGGCCGATCAGCTCGTCCAACAGGCCGCCGAAGTACCCGGAGACCAGGCCCAGAAACACCCCGGGGAGGACGGCCACGATGGCCGCGAGGGAGGCGATGCCCAGCGTAAGCCGGCCGCCGTAGAGCACCCGGCTCCACACATCCCGGCCGAACATGTCCGTCCCGGCCCAATGGCGCGGGCCGGGAGGCAAAAGCACCCCGTCCAGGTGCATGGACATGGGATCCGCGGGCGCGATCCACGGCGCGGCCAGAACCGCGCCGCAGATGAGAAGAAGCAACGCCGCGGCGCCCAGGATACCCCGACGCGGCCGGGCCAGCCTGCGAGGGGCAGTCCAAATGCGAAGGGCGGGATGTCCAACGGGGATCCAGCGGGCAGACGGTCGCTTCGGGGGGAAAGGCTCGGCTTTCATAGGCGGCCGCGCGGATCCAGCACCCACTGAGCGACGTCGGCCAGCAGGTTCACGACGGTGTAGACCGTGGCGCCGAGCAGCACGATGCCCTGAACCACCGGGAGATCCTGCGCCAGGATCGCCTGCACCGCCAGCCGCCCGATCCCCTGCCGGGCGAACAGCGCCTCGGTGACCGCGACCCCGCCGAGCAGAAATCCGAACTGGAGCGCCAGCATCGTCACCACCGGAGGCAGCATGATCGGCGCCACATGGCGCGTCAGCACCCTCCAGAAGGGCAACCCCTTCGCCCGAGCCGCCGTGATGAACGGCTCGCTCAGGACGTCGATCAGGCCACTCCGGGTCAGCCGGGCGATCGGACCGGCCGACGCCAGCCCGAGCACGACAGCGGGGAGCAGGAGATGCGAGAGCCCTCCCTGGCCTCCGGAGGGAAGCCATCCCAGGATCAGGCTAAAGAGCCAGATGACCAGCAGCCCGGACCAGGCGATGGGAGTGGACAGCCCCAGGAGGGCGATGCCCATGCTCAGGCGATCGCCCCACGTGCCCGGCCGCAGCGCCGCAATCCCTCCCAGCATGATCCCGATGATCACCGCCACGCCCATGGCGCCCAGCGCCAGCTCCAACGTGTGCGGCCACTGCTCCGCCAGAAGGCGGGCGACGGAATCGCCGCTGGCCCATGATCTTCCCAGATCCCCCCGTAGCAGATCGAGCAGGTAGGCGCCGTACTGGATGGGGAGCGGGCGATCCCATCCCAACATGGCACGTCGCTCGGCGATGACCTCGGCCGACGCGCCCGATCGGATAAGCAGAAGCGTGGCCGGATCACCGGGCAACAGATGCACGATGAGGAAGGCAACCGTCACCGCTCCCCAAAGGACGGGAAGCGCTCCCAACAGACGCCGGACGAAGAACCGTAGCATCGTCCACCTTCAAGGCATCTCACGGCTTCAATGAGACATCCACCAACCAGGGGAACCAGCCCCGAGCATCATATCGGAGGCCATCCACGCGAGCGCTGGCCACATTCAAATTCACGTAATCGCGTATCGGCAGGATCAGCGCCTGTTCCATGATCCGGCGCTGCACCCGGGCGTAAAGCGCACTCCGTCCGTCCCAATCGGTGAGGCGTGAGGCCTGCTCCAGCCACTCATCCAGCTCGGAATCGGAGGCCTTCGACCAGTTGAAGGCCGCTCCGGAGTGGAAGAAGCTGCGCAGCAGGTCCGGGTCCGTGCCCGAGAGCAGGAAGGGGAGCAGGTGAACGGCCCCGGTCCGCCCGGCCTCCAACAACGCCCCATAGGGGACCTGTTGCACCGTGAGCTCCACGCCGATCGCCTGCCACTGCGCCTGCAGGAGCTGGACGACCTCAGGCACGTATCCCCAGCCCATGATCACGGCCTCCAGCCGCAGCGGCTGGCCGTCCTTCTGCCGCACGCCGTCCACCTCTCGCCACCCGGCCTCGTCCAGCAGCGCCTTAGCGCGCTCCGGATCATACGGGTACATCCCCTCCACCGCGGGATCGTACCCCAGGGTCGCTCGGGTGAGGGGGCCATGGGCCACCGGCGACAGCCCACCGAACACGGCGTTCACGATCGCCTCGCGATCCGTGGCGTAGAGCAGGGCCTGGCGCACGCGCAGATCGTCGGTCGGCGATTTCGTCGTGTTGAAGAAGAACTGCAACGGTTGACCTGGGATGGGCACGGCGTAGAGCCTGAAGCGCTCGTCCTGGGACAGCCGCCGCGCATCCAGTGGCGGGACCTCCCCCATCACGTGCACCTCGCCCGACTCCAGCGCCATGGCCCGGGTGGCGGGATCAGTGTAGAAGCGGAAGACGACCTCATCCAGATAGGCCGCCCCCCGATTGGCGAACACCGACGGCCCCCAACGATAATCCGGATTGCGAGCGATCGTCAGATGATCGTTGGGGACGTACTCGACGAACTTGAACGGGCCGGTACCCACCTGGTGGAACTGGTAATCCGCCCCCCACTGCTTCAGCGCCTTCGGCGAGGCCATGCCCAGATATACCTGGCTCAGGCTATCCAGCAGCGGCGCGAACGGCTCCCGAAGATGGATGGCGACGGTGTACTCGTCGATCACCTCCGTGCGCTCGTAAGGCCCCAACATGAACACCGCCTTCTGCGATTGCGTCTCCGGGGCCGCGACGCGATCCAGGTTCGCCTTCACCGCCTGCGCGTTGAACGGCGTCCCGTCGTGGAAAGTCACATCGCGGCGGAGGTGAAATGTGTACACACGCCCGTCCTCGGAGATCTCCCAGGACTCCGCCAGGCCGGGGACGAAGTCTCCGCTCTCCGGGTCCTGATAGATCAACGTATCGTACACGCTGGTCAGAGGAATCCCCAACTCAGCCGAGGCGTTGACATGTGGATCGATCCCCGAGGGGGCGAGGGTCAGCCCATACACGAGGCGGCGAGGCGCCGGGGTGGGCGGCACACAGGCCGCTGCAATGAGGGTGATACACAGGAGAAGCGCGCCGCCGAGCCATAGCCGTCCATCACGCCGGCCGGCAGCCGAATCCACCCAAAGGCCCTTCCATCCGACTCTATATGACATGCATTCTCCCTCCAAGGTGATATAATGTCAGCACGCAACGCGCTAACACGCGGCACAACCCTCATGTTAGCACAAACCCCATACCGGAGAAAGTGAAGAGCATGCGCACTTACGAAGAGGCCCTATCCTATCTTCAGCGGTACATCAACTACGAGCTGAAGCGCACTATCCCCTACGCGCCCGGCACATTCGAGCTGGCGCGCATTTACGCGCTGCTGGGGCGCCTGGGCGATCCCCATCGGGCTTATCCGACGATCCACATCGCGGGGTCTAAGGGCAAAGGGTCGACGGCCGCGATGACGGCCTCCATCTTGCAGGCCGCCGGATATCGGACCGGCATGTACATTTCACCCCACCTGCACACCTGCCGTGAGCGTATGCGGGTGAACGGCACCCTCATCGCCCCAGAGGAGTTCGCGGCCCTCGTGGAGGAGCTCGCCCCCCACGCCGAGGCAGTCGAAGGGATCACCTGGTTCGAGGTCACGACCGTCCTCGCCTTCCTGTACTTCGCCCGCCAGGGGGTGGACGTCGCCGTCATCGAGGTGGGATTGGGAGGACGCCTGGACGCGACCAACGTGATCACCCCGGAAGTCAGCGTGATCACCTCGCTAAGCT
This window encodes:
- a CDS encoding ABC transporter permease produces the protein MKAEPFPPKRPSARWIPVGHPALRIWTAPRRLARPRRGILGAAALLLLICGAVLAAPWIAPADPMSMHLDGVLLPPGPRHWAGTDMFGRDVWSRVLYGGRLTLGIASLAAIVAVLPGVFLGLVSGYFGGLLDELIGRVTDAILAIPYLLLAMLIVAVMGPGLRAVGLGIGLAGIPTVIRVVRSAVAHVRGEDYILTARAVGCTERRILLRHVLPNVTGAVIVIATLQAGWAMLNVSALSFLGLGAPPGVPEWGAMLNEGRLYLRQAPWISAAPGLALTLTILSLNLVGDWLRDAVDPRSRL
- a CDS encoding ABC transporter permease; this encodes MLRFFVRRLLGALPVLWGAVTVAFLIVHLLPGDPATLLLIRSGASAEVIAERRAMLGWDRPLPIQYGAYLLDLLRGDLGRSWASGDSVARLLAEQWPHTLELALGAMGVAVIIGIMLGGIAALRPGTWGDRLSMGIALLGLSTPIAWSGLLVIWLFSLILGWLPSGGQGGLSHLLLPAVVLGLASAGPIARLTRSGLIDVLSEPFITAARAKGLPFWRVLTRHVAPIMLPPVVTMLALQFGFLLGGVAVTEALFARQGIGRLAVQAILAQDLPVVQGIVLLGATVYTVVNLLADVAQWVLDPRGRL
- a CDS encoding ABC transporter substrate-binding protein, with translation MSYRVGWKGLWVDSAAGRRDGRLWLGGALLLCITLIAAACVPPTPAPRRLVYGLTLAPSGIDPHVNASAELGIPLTSVYDTLIYQDPESGDFVPGLAESWEISEDGRVYTFHLRRDVTFHDGTPFNAQAVKANLDRVAAPETQSQKAVFMLGPYERTEVIDEYTVAIHLREPFAPLLDSLSQVYLGMASPKALKQWGADYQFHQVGTGPFKFVEYVPNDHLTIARNPDYRWGPSVFANRGAAYLDEVVFRFYTDPATRAMALESGEVHVMGEVPPLDARRLSQDERFRLYAVPIPGQPLQFFFNTTKSPTDDLRVRQALLYATDREAIVNAVFGGLSPVAHGPLTRATLGYDPAVEGMYPYDPERAKALLDEAGWREVDGVRQKDGQPLRLEAVIMGWGYVPEVVQLLQAQWQAIGVELTVQQVPYGALLEAGRTGAVHLLPFLLSGTDPDLLRSFFHSGAAFNWSKASDSELDEWLEQASRLTDWDGRSALYARVQRRIMEQALILPIRDYVNLNVASARVDGLRYDARGWFPWLVDVSLKP